A window from Chrysemys picta bellii isolate R12L10 chromosome 20, ASM1138683v2, whole genome shotgun sequence encodes these proteins:
- the LOC101935887 gene encoding chemerin-like receptor 1, with protein MEANVSSGLWLTSPGPSAKAKSDLNAVMDLVQVVFYTVVCVGGSLGNGLVIWLTARRAGRSINCVWFLNLAVADFIFSVTRVVPLVKNTFYRGHWPFGAFLCQATSFIKYLNMFCSVFLLAAISLDRLAAVAFPVWSKNRRGPRLAWAAAAGAWGVAAAASLPFYLYRNLVPDGKTHGLKCSLTLGEGPKLMLYLLRLLCGFLAPFAIILACYGALAAVLRRRPATIRSRKPFKVMAAIVVTFFLCWAPYHLFLLLKLAGVKGQAMAVGLPLASSLAYLNSCANPVLYFFMGLDFRRALGRTTLAGAFRRALLEDMAYSARSHSCRKEAASSVDGLAQSSVAPNLA; from the coding sequence ATGGAGGCCAATGTCTCCTCCGGTCTCTGGCTGACCAGCCCTGGTCCTTCTGCCAAGGCCAAGTCTGACCTGAACGCCGTCATGGACCTAGTCCAGGTCGTCTTCTACACCGTGGTCTGTGTGGGGGGCTCGCTGGGCAACGGGCTGGTGATCTGGCTCACAGCCCGCCGGGCCGGCCGCTCCATCAACTGCGTCTGGTTCCTCAACTTGGCGGTGGCCGACTTCATCTTCTCAGTCACCCGGGTGGTGCCCCTGGTGAAGAACACCTTCTACCGCGGGCACTGGCCTTTCGGCGCCTTCCTGTGCCAGGCCACCAGCTTCATCAAATACCTCAACATGTTCTGCAGTGTCTTCCTCTTGGCGGCCATCAGCCTGGACCGCCTGGCGGCCGTGGCCTTCCCGGTGTGGTCCAAGAACCGCCGGGGACCCCGCCTGGCGTGGGCGGCCGCTGCCGGGGCATGGGGGGTGGCCGCCGCGGCCAGCCTGCCCTTCTACCTCTACCGCAACCTGGTCCCGGACGGGAAGACCCACGGCCTCAAGTGCTCCTTGACGCTGGGAGAAGGACCCAAGCTGATGCTATATCTCCTCCGGCTGCTCTGTGGCTTCCTGGCCCCCTTCGCCATCATCCTGGCCTGCTACGGGGCCCTGGCGGCCGTGTTGAGGCGGCGCCCGGCCACCATCCGCTCCAGGAAGCCCTTCAAGGTCATGGCGGCCATCGTGGTGACCTTCTTCCTCTGCTGGGCCCCCTaccatctcttcctcctcctcaagcTGGCGGGCGTCAAGGGCCAGGCCATGGCCGTGGGGCTGCCTCTCGCCTCCTCCCTGGCCTATCTCAACAGCTGTGCCAACCCCGTCCTTTACTTCTTCATGGGGCTGGACTTCCGCCGGGCGCTGGGCCGGACCACCTTGGCCGGGGCCTTCCGCCGGGCCCTGCTTGAGGACATGGCCTACTCAGCCAGGtcccacagctgcaggaaggaggCAGCCTCCTCCGTGGACGGGCTGGCCCAGAGCTCGGTGGCCCCCAACCTGGCTTGA